Proteins encoded by one window of Cloeon dipterum chromosome 4, ieCloDipt1.1, whole genome shotgun sequence:
- the LOC135944434 gene encoding uncharacterized protein LOC135944434 isoform X2 — translation MLVFSAILAFYAVSAFAAKDSHPCRRSCNNSTQPMTCYYNFEVEPYQTLSKACYACAFGNVTDCMRQDCVAGDGVARLIAVVNRQLPGPEIRVCYGDKIVVDVHNSLMSETTSVHWHGHHQKGSPHMDGVPSVTQCPISPGSTFRYIFKADTQGTHFWHSHSGVQRGDGVFGALIIEDPVDPHRSLYDFDLPEHVIILNDWLHESTISKLIAHHFAAGDNKPDNILVNGKGRYESGNNSFAAPLENFVVKKGKKYRFRLINSGYNNCPMELSVDNHTITVISTDGSNLQPIPVDSVVSYAGERFDFVLSANQSIGRYWIRIKGLMDCDERFRSAFQAAILTYEGANMSKEPEPFVSYKNAHREGKQLNSLNLDSFDEDISKFTVAEIHSLEPGDVKTLTANADHTIYIGYDFYPKDNPLTNPAGKYGFHEVLRKEESLTTPQLNNITLMLPPTPLIMQSGEQLNALGCNDTSLRMQGKDCAIKDFCKCLHRIKVNVNDIVDFVLFDEGNRFDANHPFHLHGHAFHVMAIKKLGMSTNLQEVKKFMQQSKKNKKVNLHAILKDTVSIPDGGLAQLRIKAANPGVWLFHCHIGFHVEIGMAFVVQVGEPEQFAPTPKGFPKCGDWIPNDLDDGPDVSDNTIVLINGGKDKDKVTYQIVHNITVNVKNEPPKHQGILNSWLNGRNAAPQERISLTILTGVLSVIILL, via the exons ATGCTGGTTTTTTCGGCTATTCTCGCATTTTATGCGGTTTCAG CATTTGCTGCAAAGGACAGCCATCCTTGCCGGAGATCATGCAACAATTCCACCCAACCTATGACCTGCTACTACAACTTTGAAGTGGAGCCCTATCAAACGCTGAGCAAAGCTTGCTATGCCTGCGCCTTTGGAAATGTTACAGACTGCATGCGGCAAGATTGCGTTGCGGGAGACGGAGTAGCAAGGCTCATCGCTGTCGTTAACAGGCAACTGCCGGGACCAGAAATAAGA GTTTGCTATGGCGATAAAATAGTCGTCGATGTGCACAACTCGTTGATGAGCGAGACCACCTCAGTGCACTGGCACGGCCACCACCAAAAAGGGTCGCCACACATGGACGGCGTGCCGTCGGTCACCCAGTGTCCGATATCTCCCGGCTCAACCTTTAGGTACATATTCAAGGCAGACACCCAAGGCACCCATTTCTGGCATTCGCATTCAG GCGTTCAGAGGGGAGACGGCGTTTTCGGAGCTTTGATAATCGAGGACCCTGTGGACCCGCACAGGTCCCTCTATGACTTCGACCTACCAGAACATGTGATTATTTTGAATGACTGGCTGCACGAGTCGACCATCAGCAAACTCATCGCGCACCACTTTGCAGCAGGAGACAACAAGCCCGACAACATCCTGGTGAATGGAAAGGGCCGATACGAGAGTGGAAATAACTCATTCGCGGCTCCACTTGAGAATTTCGTCgtgaaaaaa GGCAAAAAATATCGCTTCCGTCTGATAAACTCTGGATATAACAACTGCCCGATGGAGCTGTCAGTTGACAACCACACAATCACCGTGATTTCAACTGACGGATCAAACCTCCAACCTATTCCAG TTGACTCTGTGGTATCCTATGCTGGCGAACGGTTTGATTTCGTCCTCAGTGCAAACCAATCAATCGGGCGCTACTGGATCAGGATTAAAGGCTTGATGGACTGCGATGAACGCTTTCGGTCTGCTTTCCAAGCGGCGATATTAACATATGAAGGCGCTAACATGAGTAAAGAGCCAGAGCCGTTCGTCAGCTACAAAAATGCGCATCGGGAAGGAAAG CAATTAAATTCGCTGAACCTGGACTCATTTGATGAGGACATCAGTAAATTCACAGTGGCTGAAATTCATTCTCTTGAGCCTGGAGACGTGAAAACTTTGACAGCCAACGCAGACCATACAATTTATATAGgttatgatttttaccctaAAGACAACCCACTTACAAACCCAGCTGGCAAGTACGGATTTCACGAAG TATTGAGAAAGGAAGAAAGTCTCACTACGCCCCAGTTAAACAACATCACTTTGATGTTACCCCCGACCCCCTTGATAATGCAGTCAGGAGAGCAGCTAAACGCTCTGGGCTGCAATGATACATCTCTGAGGATGCAAGGGAAGGACTGCGCTATTAAAGATTTTTGCAAGTGCCTGCACCGCATTAAGGTCAACGTGAACGACATAGTGGATTTTGTTCTATTTGATGAAG GAAATAGATTTGATGCCAACCACCCATTCCACTTGCACGGCCATGCCTTCCATGTCAtggcaattaaaaaactgGGCATGAGCACGAATTTGCAAgaagtgaaaaaattcatGCAACAGAGCAAGAAGAATAAGAAGGTGAATCTACATGCTATTTTGAAAGACACTGTGTCCATTCCTGATGGAGGACTGGCCCAGTTGCGAATAAAAGCGGCAAATCCTG GAGTGTGGCTTTTCCATTGCCACATAGGTTTTCACGTCGAGATCGGAATGGCATTTGTAGTTCAGGTAGGAGAACCTGAACAGTTCGCACCAACACCAAAGGGATTCCCGAAATGTGGAGATTGGATACCAAACGACTTGGACGATGGACCTGACGTATCAGATAATACg ATTGTGCTGATAAATGGAGGCAAAGACAAAGATAAAGTAACTTATCAAATTGTTCACAACATAACAGTTAACGTAAAAAATGAGCCACCAAAACATCAAGGAATCCTTAATTCTTGGCTGAACGGACGCAACGCGGCGCCACAAGAAAGAATAAGTTTGACGATATTGACAGGAGTTTTGAGTGTAATAATATTACTGTag
- the LOC135942332 gene encoding uncharacterized protein LOC135942332, with the protein MSFEVTDFGFPGGANENLNNQEDGEVLRLKNDNAALQQRIAMMEQQLLNLNSQQRDAYKTLKVQILKNFSPTVGQTVQQFLKGESIRAKELPTAFLARLRSMCSKLNLPNVSDALLKGIFLKGLPSDAQSKIYHLENLDEAATMLDSAREWSLMGHELSVHAIAKTAPVEKESDITNVLKELQKSNALIMEELIELRRSRNRSPTPRGTDRERRRSSSRSRQHKNGVCWYHYRFGDRAFQCNSPCLLENHPLATPPEIESTNAKGKQ; encoded by the exons ATGTCGTTTGAGGTGACTGATTTTGGATTCCCTGGCGGGGCCAACGAAAATCTGAACAATCAAGAAGACGGTGAAGTGCTGAGATTAAAAAACGACAATGCAGCTTTGCAGCAAAGAATCGCCATGATGGAACAGCAGTTGCTGAATTTGAATTCGCAACAACGTG ATGCGTACAAAACTCTGAAAGTTCAAATCCTGAAGAATTTCTCCCCTACTGTTGGACAAACCGTTCAGCAGTTTTTGAAGGGTGAAAGTATTCGAGCTAAGGAATTGCCAACTGCATTTCTGGCTCGATTGAGGAGCATGTGCTCTAAACTTAACCTACCGAACGTGTCGGATGCATTGCTCAAGGGCATTTTCTTGAAGGGTTTGCCCTCTGATGCccaaagcaaaatttaccatCTAGAAAACCTTGATGAAGCTGCTACCATGCTGGACAGCGCCCGTGAATGGTCTTTGATGGGACATGAGTTGTCGGTTCATGCGATTGCGAAGACCGCTCCAGTCGAGAAGGAATCGGACATAACGAACGTGCTCAAGGAACTGCAGAAGAGCAACGCGCTGATAATGGAGGAGCTGATAGAGCTTAGAAGATCAAGGAATCGGTCTCCCACACCCCGTGGTACAGATCGAGAAAGAAGACGATCATCTTCGAGGTCGCGCCAGCACAAAAATGGTGTCTGCTGGTATCATTACAGATTTGGCGACAGGGCTTTTCAATGCAACTCCCCGTGCTTGCTGGAGAATCATCCCTTGGCCACCCCTCCTGAGATTGAGTCGACAAACGCCAAGGGCAAGCAGTAA
- the LOC135944434 gene encoding uncharacterized protein LOC135944434 isoform X1 yields the protein MLQKNMLVFSAILAFYAVSAFAAKDSHPCRRSCNNSTQPMTCYYNFEVEPYQTLSKACYACAFGNVTDCMRQDCVAGDGVARLIAVVNRQLPGPEIRVCYGDKIVVDVHNSLMSETTSVHWHGHHQKGSPHMDGVPSVTQCPISPGSTFRYIFKADTQGTHFWHSHSGVQRGDGVFGALIIEDPVDPHRSLYDFDLPEHVIILNDWLHESTISKLIAHHFAAGDNKPDNILVNGKGRYESGNNSFAAPLENFVVKKGKKYRFRLINSGYNNCPMELSVDNHTITVISTDGSNLQPIPVDSVVSYAGERFDFVLSANQSIGRYWIRIKGLMDCDERFRSAFQAAILTYEGANMSKEPEPFVSYKNAHREGKQLNSLNLDSFDEDISKFTVAEIHSLEPGDVKTLTANADHTIYIGYDFYPKDNPLTNPAGKYGFHEVLRKEESLTTPQLNNITLMLPPTPLIMQSGEQLNALGCNDTSLRMQGKDCAIKDFCKCLHRIKVNVNDIVDFVLFDEGNRFDANHPFHLHGHAFHVMAIKKLGMSTNLQEVKKFMQQSKKNKKVNLHAILKDTVSIPDGGLAQLRIKAANPGVWLFHCHIGFHVEIGMAFVVQVGEPEQFAPTPKGFPKCGDWIPNDLDDGPDVSDNTIVLINGGKDKDKVTYQIVHNITVNVKNEPPKHQGILNSWLNGRNAAPQERISLTILTGVLSVIILL from the exons atgtTACAGAAAAACATGCTGGTTTTTTCGGCTATTCTCGCATTTTATGCGGTTTCAG CATTTGCTGCAAAGGACAGCCATCCTTGCCGGAGATCATGCAACAATTCCACCCAACCTATGACCTGCTACTACAACTTTGAAGTGGAGCCCTATCAAACGCTGAGCAAAGCTTGCTATGCCTGCGCCTTTGGAAATGTTACAGACTGCATGCGGCAAGATTGCGTTGCGGGAGACGGAGTAGCAAGGCTCATCGCTGTCGTTAACAGGCAACTGCCGGGACCAGAAATAAGA GTTTGCTATGGCGATAAAATAGTCGTCGATGTGCACAACTCGTTGATGAGCGAGACCACCTCAGTGCACTGGCACGGCCACCACCAAAAAGGGTCGCCACACATGGACGGCGTGCCGTCGGTCACCCAGTGTCCGATATCTCCCGGCTCAACCTTTAGGTACATATTCAAGGCAGACACCCAAGGCACCCATTTCTGGCATTCGCATTCAG GCGTTCAGAGGGGAGACGGCGTTTTCGGAGCTTTGATAATCGAGGACCCTGTGGACCCGCACAGGTCCCTCTATGACTTCGACCTACCAGAACATGTGATTATTTTGAATGACTGGCTGCACGAGTCGACCATCAGCAAACTCATCGCGCACCACTTTGCAGCAGGAGACAACAAGCCCGACAACATCCTGGTGAATGGAAAGGGCCGATACGAGAGTGGAAATAACTCATTCGCGGCTCCACTTGAGAATTTCGTCgtgaaaaaa GGCAAAAAATATCGCTTCCGTCTGATAAACTCTGGATATAACAACTGCCCGATGGAGCTGTCAGTTGACAACCACACAATCACCGTGATTTCAACTGACGGATCAAACCTCCAACCTATTCCAG TTGACTCTGTGGTATCCTATGCTGGCGAACGGTTTGATTTCGTCCTCAGTGCAAACCAATCAATCGGGCGCTACTGGATCAGGATTAAAGGCTTGATGGACTGCGATGAACGCTTTCGGTCTGCTTTCCAAGCGGCGATATTAACATATGAAGGCGCTAACATGAGTAAAGAGCCAGAGCCGTTCGTCAGCTACAAAAATGCGCATCGGGAAGGAAAG CAATTAAATTCGCTGAACCTGGACTCATTTGATGAGGACATCAGTAAATTCACAGTGGCTGAAATTCATTCTCTTGAGCCTGGAGACGTGAAAACTTTGACAGCCAACGCAGACCATACAATTTATATAGgttatgatttttaccctaAAGACAACCCACTTACAAACCCAGCTGGCAAGTACGGATTTCACGAAG TATTGAGAAAGGAAGAAAGTCTCACTACGCCCCAGTTAAACAACATCACTTTGATGTTACCCCCGACCCCCTTGATAATGCAGTCAGGAGAGCAGCTAAACGCTCTGGGCTGCAATGATACATCTCTGAGGATGCAAGGGAAGGACTGCGCTATTAAAGATTTTTGCAAGTGCCTGCACCGCATTAAGGTCAACGTGAACGACATAGTGGATTTTGTTCTATTTGATGAAG GAAATAGATTTGATGCCAACCACCCATTCCACTTGCACGGCCATGCCTTCCATGTCAtggcaattaaaaaactgGGCATGAGCACGAATTTGCAAgaagtgaaaaaattcatGCAACAGAGCAAGAAGAATAAGAAGGTGAATCTACATGCTATTTTGAAAGACACTGTGTCCATTCCTGATGGAGGACTGGCCCAGTTGCGAATAAAAGCGGCAAATCCTG GAGTGTGGCTTTTCCATTGCCACATAGGTTTTCACGTCGAGATCGGAATGGCATTTGTAGTTCAGGTAGGAGAACCTGAACAGTTCGCACCAACACCAAAGGGATTCCCGAAATGTGGAGATTGGATACCAAACGACTTGGACGATGGACCTGACGTATCAGATAATACg ATTGTGCTGATAAATGGAGGCAAAGACAAAGATAAAGTAACTTATCAAATTGTTCACAACATAACAGTTAACGTAAAAAATGAGCCACCAAAACATCAAGGAATCCTTAATTCTTGGCTGAACGGACGCAACGCGGCGCCACAAGAAAGAATAAGTTTGACGATATTGACAGGAGTTTTGAGTGTAATAATATTACTGTag